One Pseudomonadota bacterium DNA window includes the following coding sequences:
- a CDS encoding phosphoribosyltransferase, producing MSNLEPSLIRSFSWSPILSGLMPLSNIRPATSVFHADDAAAISAFKRLAETREPVGSGLISRTAQSYSEAISPAEAGFRGFMEDRDEFLEALRQNPFLVEFAERRLGLAFDDEAFLRQMNLMAHGLLNSARSQSVVLTPDEKRFLIEYANANVSNKRDRCFARRAFATFHDFAGLRSIVDSIGDRSHRDWQLAVHDLEYFDALEIPESDLRNIQDGALFFWGSFFTAFEMAMRERSRTFAASRGCRKFDQNAFSQIQLARDLTILSRSYDLVVPVARAGLFSGAMAEVLGLKTLVIDVKAHNRKRPRSRFIDKAGQEDIEGRRILLLDDDVVTGASVREAVRLLRPYKPASIGVYLNHSTETYSKREAVAGLEGLGIAVHHAANMPDTPYLPSVYLLHERMNTTLGRLRNALRSFREIFIVNGARGEVMDAVREFIRSQEELYFSINHFLPGAEEVRRYIVSRLEGIINLYMDNRAFNEVLSPGADRSVGSASLYAMRLIKADSLLPYGTAEYLARGRYIEMGSRLAEQRGVKNEHIPHSYVASFRTALKAAADGYDAALIVGPEGFAYEPIFAELGLRTVAINIPEADFDGERTLTALDKLSGLKGKRVLVVEDDVRSGATLRKILEMFKRRMPSHLGLYLGTDMARQYLENIPAEFKSRYVATGSSDGDIEFLRHLDKREVLFKRDPQLWRRRIGLD from the coding sequence ATGAGCAATTTAGAGCCATCTTTGATTCGATCGTTTTCCTGGTCGCCGATCCTTTCAGGGCTAATGCCGCTCTCCAACATAAGGCCTGCGACATCTGTTTTTCATGCAGATGATGCCGCTGCGATCAGCGCTTTTAAAAGGCTGGCCGAGACCCGCGAGCCCGTCGGCTCAGGGCTTATCTCTCGAACCGCACAGAGCTATAGCGAGGCCATCTCGCCGGCCGAGGCAGGATTTCGCGGCTTTATGGAGGATCGCGACGAGTTTCTTGAAGCGCTTCGTCAGAACCCATTCCTGGTCGAGTTCGCCGAGCGCAGGCTCGGACTGGCCTTCGATGATGAGGCTTTCTTAAGGCAGATGAATTTGATGGCACATGGGCTGCTGAATTCAGCGAGGTCTCAGAGTGTGGTCCTCACGCCGGATGAGAAGAGATTCCTGATAGAATATGCGAATGCGAATGTCAGCAATAAGCGAGATAGGTGTTTTGCTCGTAGGGCATTCGCAACGTTTCATGATTTTGCCGGATTGCGCTCAATCGTAGATTCGATCGGCGACAGATCTCATCGTGACTGGCAATTGGCGGTGCATGACCTTGAATACTTTGATGCGCTTGAAATACCGGAATCCGACCTGCGCAATATTCAAGATGGCGCTCTTTTTTTCTGGGGGTCGTTTTTCACTGCGTTTGAGATGGCTATGCGTGAACGCTCCCGGACCTTTGCCGCGAGCAGGGGGTGTCGAAAATTTGATCAAAATGCGTTTTCTCAGATTCAGCTGGCGCGCGACCTCACGATTCTCTCGAGATCCTATGATCTCGTGGTGCCTGTCGCACGTGCAGGCCTCTTTTCAGGGGCGATGGCCGAGGTCCTGGGCCTCAAGACGCTGGTCATTGATGTGAAGGCCCACAATCGGAAGAGGCCCAGGTCCCGCTTCATAGATAAAGCCGGGCAGGAGGATATCGAGGGCAGGAGAATACTGCTCCTGGACGACGATGTCGTCACGGGTGCGTCCGTCAGGGAGGCGGTCAGGCTGCTCCGGCCCTATAAACCCGCTTCTATCGGCGTGTACCTCAATCACAGTACGGAGACGTATTCCAAGCGTGAGGCGGTGGCAGGGCTGGAGGGGCTCGGCATAGCGGTTCATCACGCGGCCAACATGCCGGACACCCCGTACCTCCCCAGCGTGTATCTGCTCCACGAACGAATGAACACAACGCTTGGGAGGTTGAGAAACGCCCTGCGTTCCTTCCGCGAGATATTCATCGTCAATGGCGCCAGGGGCGAGGTCATGGACGCGGTCAGGGAATTTATCCGATCGCAAGAGGAGCTATACTTTTCCATCAACCATTTTCTCCCCGGCGCGGAAGAGGTCCGAAGGTACATCGTCAGCAGATTGGAAGGCATTATCAATTTGTACATGGATAATCGTGCGTTCAATGAAGTCCTGAGTCCCGGCGCTGATCGATCCGTAGGGAGCGCCTCTCTCTATGCGATGAGGCTCATCAAGGCTGACTCGCTCCTCCCGTATGGGACGGCGGAATATCTGGCAAGGGGGCGCTATATCGAAATGGGCTCCAGGCTTGCCGAACAGCGCGGCGTGAAAAACGAGCATATCCCTCATTCCTACGTCGCCTCCTTCCGCACCGCCCTCAAGGCGGCGGCCGACGGCTACGACGCTGCCCTGATCGTGGGGCCGGAGGGGTTTGCATATGAGCCGATCTTTGCGGAGCTTGGCCTCAGGACGGTTGCGATAAACATACCGGAGGCGGATTTTGACGGGGAGCGCACGCTTACGGCGCTGGACAAACTCTCCGGGCTGAAGGGAAAGCGAGTGCTGGTCGTGGAGGACGACGTGCGTTCCGGCGCGACGCTGCGAAAGATTCTTGAGATGTTCAAGCGACGCATGCCTTCGCACCTGGGGCTGTACCTCGGGACAGATATGGCACGGCAGTACCTGGAAAATATACCCGCTGAGTTCAAGAGCCGCTATGTTGCGACCGGAAGCTCAGATGGCGATATCGAATTTCTCAGACACCTCGACAAGCGCGAGGTCCTGTTCAAGAGAGACCCTCAACTCTGGCGCAGGCGCATCGGCCTCGACTGA
- a CDS encoding nucleotidyl transferase AbiEii/AbiGii toxin family protein — translation MKGTPFFKQAELVLRVLPHLHDEERFALKGGTALNFFVLDMPRLSVDIDLTFLPVTPRDEALQNISDALEKLADRIKRSMPDSKIERIKAKGEVRVTKLFVRREGALIKIEPNEIIRGTVFPCEELTLAKKAEDLFELSVSAHLLSIADLYGGKLCAALDRQHPRDLFDVKLLLESSGLTDDIRRAFVIYLASHNRPMNELLNPSWQDIRQTFENEFKDISAVEVTCDDLIATRDAFLKELLGSLTLVERQFLLSIKKGEPEWDLMGLDGIDRLPALQWKIQNVRRMPREKNVRELTKLRRILNL, via the coding sequence GTGAAAGGAACCCCATTCTTCAAACAGGCCGAACTCGTGCTGCGCGTCCTGCCGCACCTCCACGACGAAGAGCGATTTGCCCTGAAGGGTGGAACGGCATTGAACTTCTTCGTGTTGGACATGCCGAGGCTCTCCGTCGACATAGATCTCACCTTCCTGCCCGTGACTCCAAGGGACGAAGCGCTTCAAAACATCAGCGATGCCCTGGAGAAGCTGGCGGACAGGATCAAACGCTCCATGCCTGATTCAAAGATCGAACGAATAAAGGCAAAGGGCGAAGTCCGTGTCACCAAACTCTTTGTGCGCAGGGAGGGTGCGCTCATCAAGATCGAGCCCAACGAAATCATACGCGGCACGGTTTTCCCGTGCGAAGAGCTGACGCTTGCCAAAAAAGCCGAGGACCTCTTTGAGCTGTCCGTAAGCGCTCATTTGCTTTCCATCGCGGACCTCTACGGCGGCAAGCTCTGCGCCGCCCTCGACAGACAGCATCCGCGTGATCTCTTCGACGTCAAATTGCTCCTGGAAAGCAGCGGATTAACGGATGACATCCGCAGGGCCTTCGTCATCTATCTCGCCAGCCACAATCGCCCGATGAATGAACTGTTAAATCCTTCATGGCAGGATATCAGGCAGACGTTCGAAAACGAGTTCAAGGACATATCAGCCGTCGAAGTCACATGCGACGACCTGATAGCCACACGGGATGCATTTCTTAAGGAGCTGCTCGGTTCGCTGACCCTCGTTGAGAGGCAATTCCTCCTGTCCATCAAGAAGGGTGAACCGGAATGGGACCTCATGGGTTTGGACGGAATCGACAGACTGCCTGCCCTGCAGTGGAAGATACAGAACGTTCGAAGGATGCCCAGGGAGAAGAATGTGAGGGAGCTCACAAAACTCAGGCGGATTTTGAATCTCTGA
- a CDS encoding xanthine dehydrogenase family protein — MPFVGENVVRTDAVEKVTGAARYADDIVLPGMWHGAVVRAPIARGRLRSLTLSPSFEWGRAAVARAEDIPGKNCVAMIEDDLPLIVTGEIRHAGEAVLLVAAPTRELARAAAAAVEVECEQLAPVLTMDEAKAAAIKIFGSDNVVHRCEIQKGDVDSALSGADLVVEGTYETGSQEHIYIETQGMVARWEGGRLFVEGSMQCPYYVSRALSVLTGVPEDRISVRQSVVGGAFGGKEDYPSILAGYCAILSRKCGHPVKIVYDRDEDIRFTTKRHPSRVRHRTGVAKDGTLVAMDISFELDAGAYVTLTPVVLSRGAIHAAGPYRCPSVRVRAAAYATNTPPNGAFRGFGAPQALFPVEVHMDRVAEAAGLSPLEFRRRNCLKVGDTTATGQRLTESVAALRVLEEAARRSKFERLAKGHKKISGAIRRGVGLSLFMHGAGFTGSGEAVLRGKAALRLEPEGKISVLTACTDMGQGAHTVLRQMAADQLGLDIGLIELPTPDTAYVPDSGPTVASRTTMIMGSVLAKCAAKLRAELFEFASGEFGVRPERLSFEGGALMHGRKRLADASELIRSYAFKRGVYSVTEEYELPPGIKWDEKSYRGDAYPTYSWGCDVAEVEVDMDTFEVRVPRMWLAQDLGRAINPLMAAGQVEGGTLQALGWALMERVASSSGIVRSDRLQTYIIPTSADAPEMETILVEEPYSRGPMGAKGVGELPMDGPAPAIANAIYAATGIRVSSIPITPERLYEEWRRMK, encoded by the coding sequence ATGCCTTTCGTGGGGGAAAACGTCGTCCGCACCGATGCGGTCGAGAAGGTGACCGGCGCCGCCAGGTACGCGGACGACATAGTCCTGCCCGGCATGTGGCACGGCGCTGTCGTGCGCGCGCCCATCGCCCGCGGCAGGTTGAGATCTCTCACCCTTTCGCCCTCGTTCGAGTGGGGGCGGGCGGCGGTCGCCCGCGCCGAGGACATCCCGGGAAAGAACTGCGTCGCGATGATCGAGGACGACCTCCCGCTCATCGTCACCGGCGAGATCAGGCACGCCGGGGAGGCGGTCCTTCTCGTCGCCGCGCCCACGCGCGAGCTCGCCCGGGCCGCCGCCGCTGCAGTCGAGGTGGAGTGCGAGCAGCTGGCTCCGGTCCTCACGATGGATGAGGCGAAGGCGGCGGCGATAAAGATATTCGGCAGCGACAACGTGGTCCACCGCTGCGAGATCCAAAAGGGCGACGTGGATTCGGCCCTCTCCGGCGCCGACCTCGTGGTGGAGGGGACCTACGAGACCGGTTCGCAGGAGCACATCTACATCGAGACGCAGGGGATGGTCGCGCGCTGGGAGGGGGGGCGGCTCTTCGTTGAGGGCTCCATGCAGTGCCCGTACTATGTCTCGCGCGCCCTTTCGGTGCTCACCGGCGTGCCCGAGGACCGCATCTCGGTGCGACAGTCAGTGGTCGGCGGCGCCTTCGGCGGCAAGGAGGACTACCCGTCGATACTCGCCGGCTACTGCGCGATCCTCTCCCGCAAGTGCGGGCATCCGGTGAAGATCGTCTACGACCGCGACGAGGACATAAGGTTCACGACCAAGCGGCACCCCTCGCGGGTCCGCCATCGCACGGGCGTTGCGAAGGACGGCACCCTCGTTGCGATGGACATCTCCTTCGAGCTGGACGCCGGCGCGTACGTCACCCTCACGCCGGTCGTGCTCTCCCGCGGCGCCATCCACGCGGCAGGACCGTACCGCTGCCCCAGCGTGAGGGTGAGGGCGGCCGCCTACGCCACCAACACCCCGCCCAACGGCGCGTTCCGCGGCTTCGGCGCTCCGCAGGCCCTCTTCCCGGTCGAGGTACACATGGACCGCGTGGCGGAGGCGGCGGGGCTCTCCCCGCTCGAGTTCCGCAGGAGAAACTGCCTGAAAGTCGGCGACACCACCGCCACCGGCCAGAGGCTCACCGAGAGCGTGGCGGCGCTCAGGGTCCTCGAGGAGGCGGCGCGGCGCTCGAAGTTCGAGAGGCTCGCGAAGGGGCATAAGAAGATCTCGGGCGCGATCAGGCGCGGGGTCGGCCTTTCGCTCTTCATGCACGGCGCCGGGTTCACCGGCTCCGGCGAGGCGGTGCTTCGCGGAAAGGCGGCGCTGAGACTGGAGCCCGAGGGGAAGATCTCGGTGCTGACCGCGTGCACCGACATGGGGCAGGGCGCGCACACGGTGCTTCGGCAGATGGCCGCGGACCAGCTCGGGCTCGACATCGGGCTCATAGAGCTCCCCACGCCGGACACCGCGTACGTCCCGGACAGCGGCCCTACGGTGGCATCGAGGACCACGATGATCATGGGCTCGGTGCTGGCCAAGTGCGCGGCGAAGCTCAGGGCCGAGCTGTTCGAGTTCGCATCGGGTGAGTTCGGGGTGAGGCCGGAGCGGCTCTCCTTCGAGGGCGGCGCACTCATGCACGGCAGGAAGCGGCTGGCGGACGCCTCGGAGCTGATCAGATCCTACGCCTTCAAGAGAGGGGTCTATTCGGTGACCGAGGAATACGAGCTTCCGCCCGGGATAAAATGGGACGAGAAGAGCTATCGCGGCGACGCCTATCCGACATATTCCTGGGGATGCGACGTGGCGGAGGTCGAGGTGGACATGGACACCTTCGAGGTCCGCGTGCCGCGCATGTGGCTCGCGCAGGACCTCGGCCGCGCGATCAACCCGCTCATGGCGGCGGGGCAGGTCGAAGGCGGCACGCTGCAGGCGCTGGGCTGGGCGCTGATGGAGAGGGTGGCATCGAGTTCGGGGATCGTGAGGAGCGACAGGCTACAGACCTACATCATACCGACCTCCGCCGACGCCCCTGAGATGGAGACGATCCTGGTCGAGGAGCCGTACAGCCGCGGCCCCATGGGTGCCAAGGGCGTGGGCGAGCTGCCCATGGACGGGCCGGCGCCTGCGATCGCGAACGCCATATACGCGGCGACCGGCATCAGGGTGTCGTCGATACCGATCACGCCGGAGAGGCTGTACGAGGAGTGGCGGAGGATGAAATAA
- a CDS encoding response regulator, with translation MGDSSDMLSGKGRVRILVIDDNLDMLSIYREMFKDEPRYEADLMSDAMQGLRSLEDGRYDMIILDIIMEPLSGESFFVYLRGNESTMKIPVVIVSVLEPASLEALKRLNHTTILQKPIRKEDLFGAIDKFISLYGHA, from the coding sequence ATGGGGGACTCTTCCGACATGCTGTCCGGCAAGGGCAGGGTGAGGATCCTTGTCATAGACGACAACCTGGACATGCTCTCCATATACAGGGAGATGTTCAAGGACGAGCCGCGCTACGAGGCGGACCTCATGAGCGACGCCATGCAGGGGCTGCGCAGCCTCGAGGACGGCCGCTACGACATGATAATCCTCGATATCATCATGGAGCCGCTCTCCGGCGAGTCGTTCTTCGTCTATCTCAGGGGCAACGAGAGCACGATGAAGATCCCGGTGGTGATAGTGAGCGTGCTGGAGCCGGCCTCCCTGGAGGCCCTCAAGAGGCTCAACCACACCACGATCCTGCAGAAGCCGATCCGCAAGGAGGACCTCTTCGGCGCCATAGACAAATTCATCTCGCTCTACGGCCACGCTTGA
- a CDS encoding (2Fe-2S)-binding protein: MSSVIKKIILNGSERMVDAPEDMRLLDVLRQRLSLTGTKEGCGEGECGACSVLLNGEAVNSCLVLWGQLSDGAILTTVEGLGSASHLSPLQECFVKEGGVQCGMCTPGMLVSAEALLMRNPKPARGEIVRAISGNLCRCTGYKRIISAVEECSKLKKGKR; the protein is encoded by the coding sequence ATGTCGAGCGTCATCAAGAAGATAATACTCAACGGCTCGGAGCGGATGGTCGACGCGCCGGAGGACATGCGGCTGCTCGACGTGCTGAGGCAGAGGCTTTCCCTCACCGGCACGAAGGAGGGCTGCGGCGAGGGGGAGTGCGGCGCATGCTCGGTGCTCCTCAACGGCGAAGCGGTCAACTCCTGCCTCGTGCTCTGGGGGCAGCTCTCAGACGGCGCGATTCTCACCACCGTGGAGGGGCTCGGCAGCGCCTCGCACCTGTCCCCGCTGCAGGAGTGCTTCGTGAAGGAGGGCGGGGTGCAGTGCGGTATGTGCACGCCGGGCATGCTCGTCTCCGCCGAGGCGCTGCTCATGAGGAACCCCAAACCCGCGCGCGGCGAGATCGTCAGGGCGATTTCAGGAAACCTGTGCCGCTGCACCGGCTACAAGAGGATAATATCCGCGGTGGAGGAATGCTCGAAGCTCAAGAAGGGGAAGCGCTGA
- a CDS encoding nucleotidyltransferase family protein, producing MKATGHSIIGIILAAGASERMGSPKANLETAGGETLLDLQRRLLVSSGCEGVIAVVGADAAAIRERNSSLDVKWIENSGWRDGQFSSLVRGIEGAIEQGASGAVVLPVDSAGVRGEVVASLIETALRNPHLDAVVPEHEGRRGHPVWLSRNFCESLAALDPKDSSSRLDARLKESRRTIYLPVGDPNICRNINTPDDWKEFEKIRP from the coding sequence ATGAAGGCAACGGGTCACTCCATAATCGGCATCATACTCGCAGCAGGCGCCTCCGAGCGCATGGGCAGCCCCAAGGCCAATCTCGAGACGGCCGGAGGGGAGACGCTTCTCGATCTCCAGCGCAGGCTACTCGTCTCGTCCGGATGCGAAGGGGTGATCGCGGTGGTGGGGGCCGACGCCGCGGCGATAAGGGAGCGCAACTCATCGCTCGACGTGAAATGGATAGAGAACAGCGGCTGGCGGGACGGCCAGTTCTCATCCCTCGTGAGGGGCATCGAGGGCGCCATCGAGCAGGGCGCATCCGGCGCCGTGGTGCTGCCCGTGGACTCGGCCGGGGTCCGCGGTGAGGTCGTGGCCTCGCTCATCGAGACGGCGCTGCGCAACCCTCACCTGGACGCGGTGGTCCCGGAGCACGAGGGCAGGCGCGGCCACCCGGTCTGGCTGTCCAGGAATTTCTGCGAGTCGCTGGCGGCGCTCGACCCGAAAGACAGCTCCTCGAGGCTCGACGCGAGGCTCAAGGAAAGCCGCAGGACGATCTATCTGCCGGTGGGCGATCCGAACATCTGCCGCAACATAAACACGCCGGACGATTGGAAGGAGTTCGAGAAGATCCGCCCCTAG
- a CDS encoding type IV toxin-antitoxin system AbiEi family antitoxin produces MNRQSGTKLNRILKLWPAKTVAVYSWLEKQDVSRQLVNTYQKGAWLKSVGRGAFVRFDEAVDWTGALYALQEQLRLPVHAGGKTALELTGYAHFLPLGKRPKVFLFGSPLTKLPSWFQKHDWGVETEYSMTDLFLSKKGESGLTRHNLDSYAISISAPERAIMEVLYLVPQRQSFEEAGLLMEGMTTLRPKLVQELLESCNSIKVKRLFIFMAAHYRHAWAGKLNLSKVDLGTGNRLIVKGGRLNNKYRITVPESFSEEEEGAGA; encoded by the coding sequence ATGAATAGACAAAGTGGCACTAAATTAAACCGGATTCTCAAACTATGGCCCGCAAAAACGGTGGCGGTGTATTCCTGGCTTGAAAAACAGGATGTCTCCCGGCAGCTCGTGAATACCTACCAAAAAGGTGCGTGGCTCAAGAGTGTCGGACGGGGGGCATTTGTCCGCTTCGACGAAGCCGTCGACTGGACAGGCGCCCTTTACGCACTCCAAGAGCAGTTGCGCCTGCCCGTACATGCCGGCGGGAAAACGGCGCTTGAGCTGACCGGCTATGCGCATTTTCTCCCCCTGGGGAAGAGACCGAAGGTTTTTCTCTTTGGCTCTCCCCTGACAAAGCTCCCCTCATGGTTCCAGAAACACGATTGGGGCGTGGAGACAGAGTATTCCATGACAGACCTCTTCCTTTCAAAGAAGGGCGAATCCGGGCTCACCAGACACAACCTCGACTCATATGCCATATCCATATCCGCTCCTGAACGTGCCATCATGGAGGTCCTCTACCTCGTTCCCCAAAGACAATCCTTTGAGGAAGCGGGACTCCTGATGGAAGGCATGACGACCCTCAGGCCCAAGCTGGTTCAGGAGCTGCTCGAGTCGTGCAACTCAATAAAGGTGAAGCGGCTCTTCATCTTCATGGCCGCACACTATCGTCATGCCTGGGCAGGCAAGCTGAACCTTTCAAAAGTGGATCTCGGCACTGGAAACCGCTTGATCGTCAAGGGCGGACGCCTTAATAACAAATACCGGATAACTGTTCCCGAGTCGTTTTCCGAAGAGGAAGAAGGAGCGGGCGCGTGA
- a CDS encoding xanthine dehydrogenase family protein subunit M, producing the protein MALEYHKPASAGEAIGLMVMHKGRAQALAGGTDLLVRLRTGAASLEGLIDLSAIEELRGIAETPEAVEIGAMETHARIAADDAVRRHLPALACACLTVGGAQIQNRGTIGGNVMNASPAGDTLPVLLAHGAEFLVKNLEGERWVPAAKFFTGYRKTAAEAGELLARIRIPKADSKERSAFYKLGQRRAQAISKVSMCVRGRIRHGGIEWMKIALGSVAPVPVRAPGTEALLAGKVLSEGLIEAARDSLFDEISPIDDIRSTADYRRFAAAGLLARFLREALSRPGLFGGKGRRPA; encoded by the coding sequence ATGGCCCTTGAATACCACAAACCGGCGAGCGCGGGAGAGGCGATCGGCCTCATGGTGATGCACAAGGGCAGGGCTCAAGCGCTCGCCGGCGGCACCGATCTGCTGGTCCGGCTGCGCACCGGCGCCGCATCCCTCGAGGGGCTCATAGACCTCTCCGCGATAGAGGAGCTGCGCGGCATCGCCGAGACGCCTGAAGCGGTGGAGATCGGCGCGATGGAGACTCACGCGAGGATCGCCGCCGACGATGCGGTGAGAAGGCACCTCCCCGCGCTCGCCTGCGCCTGCCTCACCGTCGGCGGCGCGCAGATACAGAACCGCGGCACCATAGGCGGCAACGTCATGAACGCATCCCCGGCCGGCGACACGCTCCCGGTCCTCCTCGCGCACGGCGCGGAGTTTCTCGTGAAGAACCTCGAGGGGGAGCGGTGGGTCCCGGCCGCGAAGTTCTTCACCGGCTACAGGAAGACCGCGGCCGAGGCGGGCGAGCTCCTGGCGCGCATCCGCATCCCCAAGGCCGACAGCAAGGAGAGGTCGGCCTTCTACAAGCTCGGGCAACGCAGGGCGCAGGCGATCTCCAAGGTCTCGATGTGCGTGCGGGGCCGCATCCGCCACGGCGGCATAGAGTGGATGAAGATAGCTCTCGGGAGCGTGGCGCCGGTTCCGGTCCGCGCGCCGGGCACCGAGGCGCTGCTGGCCGGGAAGGTGCTGAGCGAGGGGCTAATAGAGGCCGCGCGAGATTCGCTCTTCGACGAGATCTCGCCCATAGACGACATCCGCTCCACAGCCGACTACAGGAGGTTCGCCGCGGCCGGGCTGCTCGCGAGGTTCCTTCGCGAGGCGCTCTCGAGGCCGGGCCTCTTCGGGGGGAAGGGCCGCCGGCCCGCCTAG
- the xdhC gene encoding xanthine dehydrogenase accessory protein XdhC, which produces MDLDKKAAELKAARIPFCRATVVRAEGSAPRRAGAKMIVTADASFGTVGGGGVEHMAIEEARRAMRRRAPGVERYDLTEDGVQPCGGSVEIFFEPVSPPRRIVVFGAGHVAEKLCPMLAEAGFEVTLVDERAERLSVGAFKAVAQRVNMLPGDFLPTLDFADDLHIICVTHRHVHDESIARFCLGRPFKYLGVISSRSKWKLFCDRFRSEGFSEEQISRVTAPIGLDIGGETPFEIAVAIVAQLIQLQEKPDDFDEGRCHFEL; this is translated from the coding sequence ATGGACCTCGATAAAAAAGCGGCAGAGCTCAAAGCGGCCCGAATCCCCTTCTGCCGGGCCACCGTGGTGCGGGCAGAGGGCTCCGCGCCCAGGCGCGCAGGCGCGAAGATGATCGTGACCGCCGACGCGAGCTTCGGCACCGTGGGCGGCGGCGGCGTGGAGCACATGGCGATCGAAGAGGCGCGCAGGGCGATGCGCAGGCGCGCGCCAGGGGTCGAAAGATACGACCTCACGGAGGACGGCGTCCAGCCGTGCGGAGGTTCGGTGGAGATATTCTTCGAACCGGTCTCGCCCCCCAGGAGGATCGTGGTCTTCGGGGCGGGGCACGTGGCCGAGAAGCTCTGCCCGATGCTCGCAGAGGCCGGCTTCGAAGTGACGCTCGTGGACGAGCGCGCGGAGAGGCTCTCGGTCGGGGCGTTCAAGGCGGTGGCGCAGAGGGTGAACATGCTGCCGGGCGACTTTCTGCCCACCCTCGATTTCGCGGACGACCTCCACATAATCTGCGTCACCCACAGGCACGTGCACGACGAGTCGATCGCGCGGTTCTGCCTGGGCAGGCCGTTCAAATACCTCGGCGTGATCAGCTCGCGCAGCAAGTGGAAGCTCTTCTGCGACAGATTCCGGTCGGAGGGTTTCTCCGAGGAGCAGATATCGCGCGTCACCGCGCCGATCGGCCTCGACATCGGGGGGGAGACGCCGTTCGAGATCGCGGTGGCCATAGTGGCGCAGCTGATTCAGCTCCAGGAAAAGCCGGATGACTTTGACGAGGGAAGGTGTCATTTCGAGTTGTGA